A single Aspergillus puulaauensis MK2 DNA, chromosome 7, nearly complete sequence DNA region contains:
- a CDS encoding uncharacterized protein (SECRETED:SignalP(1-19)): MVSIKSALIALAMSTTALAGVSYGGQLNKGFVQIGTAEIVGVRNGGMSEEDSSSWCGHIADAAQEILDQCGEGKDTADGSNEAYGNGDISVSLNYADEK; this comes from the exons ATGGTCTCTATCAAGTCTGCTCTTATAGCTCTTGCGATGTCCACCACCGCGCTGGCTGGCGTGAGTTATG GGGGACAGCTAAATAAGGGGTTCGTCCAAATTGGCACAGCCGAGATCGTGGGCGTGCGCAATGGCGGTATGTCTGAAGAAGATTCAAGCTCATGGTG CGGGCATATTGCGGACGCTGCGCAGGAAATTCTTGACCAGTGTGGCGAGGGTAAAGATACTGCTGATG GCTCTAACGAAGCTTATGGAAATGGCGACATTAGTGTTAGTCTTAACTATGCGGACGAAAAGTAA
- a CDS encoding uncharacterized protein (COG:U;~EggNog:ENOG410PKHT;~InterPro:IPR030381,IPR027417,IPR003130,IPR001401, IPR000375,IPR022812,IPR020850;~PFAM:PF00350,PF01031,PF02212;~go_function: GO:0003924 - GTPase activity [Evidence IEA];~go_function: GO:0005525 - GTP binding [Evidence IEA]), which produces MPPSEDEALRQLQHEQSKLLDVIDELRTIGVGGLVELPQLIVCGNQSSGKSSVLEAISRVRFPAKSNICTRFATEFILRRRAVSKIKISIEPGSSCLFNQERVKYIRSFAHEDYSDGNDLPDLIEAAKEHMGITEADAENSGFSDDILKVEISGPDKPELTLVDLPGLYYSTSQQQGNEGIAITRNLTAKYMMNTRSIILAVISAKLDYHLQEVLNISEKYDRGRERTLGIITKPDILKAGSEEEDSCLSLLRNEKTHLQLEWHALRNRSFETRDASDNDRDQQEKEFFNNGRWSTVSREFVGVDSLRRRLSSILLKHVQRNLPDLISDIRTKIAEREQTLSRLGPSRSTLPQQRGYLLSISSAFERVMMQALSGMYADDFFGGVGETKSSHDDNRLLRATIRRLNDFFAEAMTIRSSRRIIVESKQLFPTPRLPSAGNPYMAGWTPDYIQRERLEDECAQLVRRNRGVELPGVANQLLVGRLFRDQSRPWEDVARNHLLKTWDAARYFVYELLRHLADEHTCSLLAGSVLEAELEKIREELLGKLDELTSYNRSGHPLPLGTAFLTQIQKARSDRLVESLKSKLSSTDESATSFSMVAIERSIADMEKSHDEFAAADIVDQMQAYYDVAIITFVNNVATLAIENCLVQPLQRMITSQVINDMDDKQIQELAAEPSYVSEERERLGKELKRLQAGLRTFNAYRPLTLPDRNKSIFDTIKPKPSTNQTLQPTSISGNTPAGSGDGAFPKGLGFFSPSASTNGSDSNTGGGFSGFGSAKPSGSLPGTTGSGRGTSMFGSLASNKTEFGAQASTGTGGSPSSFGGRFGSAAPAPAPSSSLANGQKVRVNLPKGTETSPGQSKSPFPPSTKNISW; this is translated from the exons ATGCCTCCaagcgaagacgaagctCTGCGCCAATTGCAACACGAGCAATCCAAGCTGCTGGATGTCATCGACGAGCTGCGCACCATCGGGGTCGGCGGGCTCGTGGAACTGCCCCAGCTCATTGTCTGCGGCAACCAGTCCAGCGGCAAGAGTTCAGTTCTCGAAGCCATATCACGGGTGCGATTCCCAGCGAAAAGCAACATCTGCACGCGCTTCGCGACCGAATTTATCCTGCGCCGCAGAGCGGTGTCTAAAATCAAGATCTCAATCGAACCGGGATCGTCGTGCTTGTTCAATCAAGAGCGAGTAAAATACATTCGCAGCTTCGCGCATGAGGACTACTCCGATGGAAATGATCTCCCGGATCTGATTGAAGCTGCGAAGGAGCATATGGGGATTACCGAGGCCGACGCCGAGAACTCTGGATTCAGTGATGATATCCTGAAAGTCGAGATCTCGGGGCCGGATAAGCCAGAGCTGACCCTTGTTGACTTGCCCGGGTTGTATTACTCGAccagccagcagcaggggaaCGAAGGGATTGCGATCACCCGTAATCTGACGGCGAAGTACATGATGAACACCCGGAGCATCATCCTCGCGGTGATCAGTGCCAAATTAGACTACCATCTGCAGGAAGTTTTGAATATCAGCGAGAAATACGATCGTGGGCGTGAGCGAACACTCGGGATCATTACCAAGCCTGATATCCTCAAGGCCGGctcagaagaggaagattcGTGCTTGTCGCTCCTGCGAAACGAGAAGACGCACCTGCAGCTGGAATGGCATGCGTTACGGAATCGATCATTCGAGACGAGAGACGCATCAGACAATGATCGTGACCAGCAAGAGAAGGAATTCTTCAACAACGGCAGGTGGTCCACCGTCTCACGGGAATTCGTTGGTGTGGACAGTCTGCGCCGTCGCCTTAGCAGTATTCTCCTGAAGCATGTCCAGCGCAACCTCCCGGATTTGATATCCGACATCAGAACGAAGATCGCTGAGCGAGAACAGACACTATCAAGACTCGGACCCTCTCGATCGACCCTCCCGCAGCAACGGGGGTATCTACTGAGCATAAGCAGCGCGTTTGAGCGTGTCATGATGCAAGCGTTGAGCGGGATGTATGCGGATGATTTCTTTGGCGGAGTGGGCGAGACGAAGAGCTCGCATGATGACAATCGACTACTCCGGGCCACGATACGGCGTTTGAACGACTTCTTTGCAGAGGCGATGACCATTCGGAGCAGCCGACGCATTATTGTTGAATCGAAGCAGCTTTTCCCTACTCCGCGTCTGCCTTCTGCCGGAAACCCGTACATGGCCGGCTGGACCCCGGACTACATCCAGCGCGAGAGACTGGAAGACGAGTGTGCCCAGCTTGTTCGCCGGAATCGTGGGGTTGAGCTTCCGGGCGTCGCTAATCAGCTGCTGGTTGGGAGATTGTTTCGCGATCAGTCAAGGCCGTGGGAGGACGTCGCTCGGAACCACCTGCTTAAGACTTGGGACGCCGCGAGATACTTCGTCTATGAGCTTCTACGGCATCTGGCGGACGAGCACACTTGCTCTCTGCTCGCCGGCTCCGTGCTGGAAGCTGAATTGGAGAAGATAAGAGAGGAATTGCTGGGCAAGCTTGATGAACTTACTTCGTATAACAGGTCTGGCCATCCACTTCCTCTGGGAACCGCCTTCTTGACGCAGATCCAGAAGGCCCGGAGTGATCGCTTAGTGGAATCCTTGAAGTCAAAGCTATCATCCACAGATGAATCGGCTACCTCATTTTCGATGGTGGCCATTGAACGTAGCATTGCGGACATGGAGAAATCACACGACGAGTTTGCCGCTGCGGACATTGTCGACCAAATGCAAGCCTACTACGAT GTGGCTATAATCACATTTGTCAACAACGTGGCAACCCTCGCCATTGAAAACTGCCTTGTCCAGCCTCTGCAGCGAATGATCACCAGCCAGGTCATCAACGATATGGACGATAAGCAGATTCAGGAACTGGCCGCCGAGCCTTCCTACGTCAGTGAGGAGCGCGAGCGTCTGGGTAAAGAGCTCAAAAGGCTACAGGCTGGTTTGCGAACCTTCAACGCCTATCGTCCCTTGACTCTCCCTGATAGAAACAAGTCCATATTCG ATACGATCAAGCCCAAGCCTAGCACAAACCAGACACTACAGCCAACGTCGATATCTGGTAATACACCAGCTGGCAGCGGAGACGGCGCTTTTCCAAAAGGCTTGGGTTTCTTTAGCCCTTCCGCAAGTACAAATGGGTCCGACTCTAATACTGGCGGTGGCTTTAGCGGCTTTGGTAGCGCTAAACCATCTGGTTCTCTGCCAGGTACTACAGGAAGCGGCCGGGGCACCAGCATGTTCGGTTCTCTAGCGAGCAATAAAACCGAATTTGGTGCTCAGGCGAGTACCGGTACAGGTGGGAGCCCTAGCTCCTTTGGGGGACGGTTTGGCTCTGCTGCCCCTGCTCCTGCGCCCTCTAGTTCTCTCGCCAATGGTCAGAAGGTCAGGGTTAATCTCCCCAAGGGAACCGAGACAAGCCCTGGTCAGTCTAAAAGTCCCTTTCCCCCAAGCACGAAAAACATATCCTGGTGA